In one window of Canis lupus baileyi chromosome 10, mCanLup2.hap1, whole genome shotgun sequence DNA:
- the LOC140640890 gene encoding leucine-rich repeat-containing protein 14-like, whose product MLNTVALLQLLDAGCLGLRGLSVIIPHVARFQHLASLRLYYVHGDSRRPSVDGEDNFRCFLAQMGCFTCLQELSMGSSLLSGRLDQLLSTLQSTLESLESSHGSKRLGISSHPGEAILRGHWIQRRPSQESRPDSYYLTRPSLCFGRNQEWEQKR is encoded by the exons ATGCTCAACACTGTGGCTTTGCTGCAGCTGCTGGACGCGGGCTGCTTGGGTCTACGTGGCCTGTCTGTTATCATCCCACATGTGGCCCGCTTCCAGCACCTGGCCAGCCTGCGGCTGTACTACGTGCACGGGGACTCCAGGCGGCCCTCTGTGGATGGTGAGGACAACTTCCGTTGCTTCCTGGCCCAGATGGGCTGCTTCACTTGTCTGCAGGAGCTCAGCATGGGCTCCTCTCTCCTCTCGGGTCGGTTGGACCAGCTGCTCAG TACCCTGCAGAGCACCCTGGAGAGCCTGGAGAGCTCCCATGGTTCCAAGAGACTAGGAATAAGCAGCCATCCCGGAGAAGCCATCCTTAGAGGACACTGGATTCAGAGGAGACCTTCTCAGGAGTCAAGGCCAGACAGTTATTACTTAACTCGGCCGAGCCTCTGTTTCGGCAGAAACCAGGAGTGGGAACAAAAGAGATag